One stretch of Bosea vaviloviae DNA includes these proteins:
- a CDS encoding alpha/beta fold hydrolase yields MSHPSQTNSVKWNDAPTRSIDVAGTTFVYRQLGPVAGVPVVLLNHWGAVLDNFDPRIVDGLAASRPVIAVNYRGVGASGGKAPFTVAEMAKDAIAFIRALGFEEVDLIGFSLGGFVAQDIILKEPDLIRKVILAGTGPAGGEGIEKVGSVSWPLIIKGLLTFRDPKFYLFFTSTANGRRAAKAFLSRLQERKVARDKPIAMTAFLRQLKAIHAWGRQARQDLGTIRKPVLVANGDKDKMVPSSNSLDLARRLPNAELVLYEDAGHGGIFQYHEAFVSKAFEFLAR; encoded by the coding sequence ATGTCCCATCCATCACAAACCAACTCCGTGAAGTGGAATGACGCGCCGACCAGGAGCATTGATGTTGCTGGGACGACGTTCGTCTACCGGCAGCTCGGGCCCGTGGCCGGTGTCCCGGTGGTCCTACTGAACCATTGGGGCGCGGTGCTGGATAACTTCGATCCCCGCATTGTCGACGGCCTTGCCGCGAGCAGGCCCGTGATCGCCGTCAACTATCGTGGCGTCGGCGCCTCGGGCGGCAAGGCGCCGTTCACGGTGGCGGAGATGGCCAAGGACGCAATTGCCTTCATCCGCGCGCTGGGCTTCGAGGAGGTCGATCTGATCGGCTTCTCGCTTGGCGGTTTCGTGGCGCAGGACATCATCCTGAAAGAGCCCGATCTCATCCGGAAGGTCATTCTAGCGGGCACCGGACCTGCGGGGGGCGAAGGCATCGAAAAGGTCGGGTCTGTATCCTGGCCGCTCATCATCAAGGGGCTGTTGACGTTCCGGGACCCGAAATTCTACCTCTTCTTCACCTCGACCGCGAATGGCCGCCGCGCCGCAAAAGCCTTTCTGAGCCGGCTCCAGGAACGCAAGGTAGCTCGCGACAAGCCGATTGCGATGACGGCGTTCCTGAGGCAACTCAAGGCGATCCATGCTTGGGGCAGGCAAGCGCGACAGGATCTTGGCACGATCCGGAAGCCTGTCCTGGTCGCGAATGGCGACAAGGACAAGATGGTGCCCAGCAGCAACTCGCTCGACCTGGCACGCCGCCTGCCGAATGCGGAACTCGTTCTCTATGAGGATGCCGGACACGGAGGCATCTTCCAGTATCACGAGGCGTTCGTGAGCAAGGCTTTCGAGTTCCTCGCGCGCTGA
- a CDS encoding MFS transporter, producing the protein MTEKAHSGSVAALGAIVAGALILQVAGTIVNTVVPLRMAIADQPPLLIGLVGSAYSIGFLVGCFAIPSLVRRIGHIRGFAVFAALQAASTLSFPMIPEALWGVSRLVMGLSAAGHGICIESWISGQAKGSNRGRIFGIYQILNRLALIGSQIGVGYVAIQAHDVFLYASMAFSFALIPVALTRARGPESSEVVSVRLKTLWRHAPAAVVGCLYVGLIGGPLTNVAPAYGILIGLDQRATILLTAAIQIGALLLQWPMSLLADRIASRVIMLTAASAVTLAATLLGVLLYLGSTHDRLWLFGLFMLIGGCSIPLYTVAVTHAYFRLGQEQAVGLSARLLFLWGVGSAIGPLAATLFMQLLGPQGLLAYLVVLSIATAAYLALRMSRNPSPVIPESERGRTPPTMPDIEMGKR; encoded by the coding sequence GTGACAGAAAAGGCCCATAGCGGTTCGGTCGCCGCGCTCGGCGCGATCGTCGCGGGAGCGCTGATCCTGCAGGTGGCCGGCACGATCGTGAACACGGTCGTGCCTTTGCGTATGGCGATAGCGGACCAGCCGCCGCTCCTGATCGGTCTGGTCGGCTCGGCCTATTCGATCGGCTTTCTCGTCGGCTGCTTTGCGATTCCCTCGCTCGTGCGCCGCATCGGCCATATTCGCGGCTTCGCCGTCTTCGCGGCGCTTCAGGCCGCCTCGACCTTGAGCTTTCCGATGATCCCCGAGGCCTTGTGGGGCGTGTCGCGGCTCGTCATGGGCCTGTCGGCGGCCGGTCACGGCATCTGCATCGAGAGCTGGATCAGCGGCCAGGCCAAGGGCAGCAATCGCGGCCGCATCTTCGGCATCTACCAGATCCTCAACCGCCTTGCCCTGATCGGCTCCCAGATCGGCGTCGGCTATGTCGCGATCCAGGCGCATGACGTCTTTCTCTACGCCAGCATGGCGTTCTCGTTCGCGTTGATCCCCGTGGCGCTCACCCGGGCGCGCGGCCCCGAATCGAGCGAGGTCGTCTCGGTCAGGCTGAAGACCTTGTGGCGGCACGCGCCGGCGGCCGTCGTCGGCTGCCTCTATGTCGGCCTGATCGGTGGTCCCCTCACCAATGTCGCGCCGGCCTACGGCATCCTGATCGGCCTCGACCAGCGAGCGACGATCCTGCTGACCGCCGCAATCCAGATCGGCGCGCTCCTGCTGCAATGGCCGATGAGCCTGCTCGCCGACCGCATCGCCAGCCGCGTCATCATGCTGACGGCCGCGAGCGCGGTCACCCTGGCTGCAACCCTGCTCGGGGTGCTGCTATATCTCGGTTCGACGCATGACCGACTCTGGCTTTTCGGCCTGTTCATGCTGATCGGCGGCTGCAGCATCCCGCTCTACACGGTCGCCGTCACCCATGCCTATTTTCGCCTGGGGCAGGAGCAGGCTGTCGGGCTTTCGGCCCGGCTGCTCTTTCTCTGGGGCGTGGGCTCGGCCATCGGACCGCTCGCGGCGACGCTGTTCATGCAGCTTCTCGGCCCGCAGGGTTTGCTCGCCTATCTCGTCGTGCTGTCGATCGCAACGGCCGCCTATCTCGCCCTGCGCATGTCGCGTAACCCTTCGCCGGTCATCCCCGAAAGCGAGCGCGGCCGCACGCCGCCGACCATGCCCGACATCGAAATGGGCAAGCGCTAG
- a CDS encoding NAD/NADP octopine/nopaline dehydrogenase family protein, translating to MRVSILGAGGAAYGAAAQLFVGGHDPMLWSPSGQSTRELAAGAPLQATTAIETSFQPRIASSAKEAVTESDVVMLVMPGNAHKMALEATAAHLREGQPVIISSHASFGALYLSKLLAARGVRAPIIAWGTTLTTGRKTSPTVVGVNSLRSKIDIATVPEAGLDEGHALCTTLFGERFVKRDGLLAIALSNLNPQNHLAIALFNLTRMERGESWGQAENVTPAVGRVMEALDAERLAIAEAFGLSVRTIKEHYAFSYQLPVASIAEMNANLHGQGRGGFGPTMLESRYVLEDAPFGLLPTVLLGRLVDRPAVLHEAGLTVLSGAYGRDFADDNDLLPSLDFAQMTREELQERARLGF from the coding sequence ATGCGCGTAAGCATTCTCGGCGCCGGCGGTGCGGCCTATGGCGCTGCCGCCCAGCTCTTCGTCGGTGGTCACGACCCGATGCTGTGGTCGCCGTCAGGCCAGAGCACCCGCGAACTGGCGGCGGGCGCTCCGCTGCAGGCGACGACGGCGATCGAGACGAGCTTTCAGCCCCGGATCGCATCCAGCGCCAAGGAGGCGGTGACCGAGTCCGACGTGGTGATGCTGGTGATGCCGGGTAATGCCCATAAGATGGCGCTGGAAGCCACGGCCGCGCATTTGCGCGAGGGGCAGCCGGTCATCATCAGTTCGCACGCCTCGTTCGGCGCGCTCTATCTCTCGAAGCTGCTCGCCGCTCGCGGCGTTCGCGCGCCGATCATCGCCTGGGGCACGACGCTGACGACCGGCCGCAAGACCAGCCCGACCGTGGTCGGCGTCAATTCGCTGCGCTCCAAGATCGATATCGCGACCGTGCCCGAAGCGGGACTCGATGAAGGTCATGCGCTCTGCACGACCCTGTTTGGCGAGCGTTTCGTCAAGCGCGACGGACTCTTGGCGATCGCGCTCAGCAATCTCAACCCGCAGAACCATCTTGCGATTGCGCTGTTCAACCTGACGCGGATGGAGCGCGGCGAGAGCTGGGGCCAGGCCGAGAACGTCACCCCGGCTGTCGGCCGCGTGATGGAGGCGCTCGACGCCGAGCGGCTGGCGATCGCCGAAGCCTTCGGGCTTTCGGTGCGAACGATCAAGGAGCACTATGCCTTCTCCTATCAATTGCCGGTCGCCAGCATCGCGGAGATGAACGCCAATCTGCATGGCCAGGGGCGCGGCGGCTTCGGCCCGACGATGCTGGAGAGCCGCTATGTGCTGGAGGACGCACCCTTCGGCCTGTTGCCGACGGTTCTGCTTGGCCGGCTCGTCGACCGTCCGGCGGTGCTGCACGAGGCTGGGTTGACCGTGCTTTCGGGCGCCTATGGCCGTGATTTTGCTGATGACAACGACCTGCTGCCGTCTCTCGACTTCGCGCAGATGACGCGCGAGGAGCTGCAAGAACGGGCGCGCCTTGGATTTTGA
- a CDS encoding NADP-dependent oxidoreductase: MRAFIVDRYKKKSALRLGEMPEPALRDDDVLVEIHAAGLNLLDSKVRDGEFKLILPYRPPFILGHDLAGIVIRIGPKVRHFKPGDEVYARPRDGRVGTFAQFIAINEADLALKPKNLTMEEAASIPLVGLTAWQVLVERADLRKGQKVLIHAGSGGVGTFAIQLAKHLGATVATTTSTANAELVRGLGADVVIDYKNEDFEKVLSGYDVVLNSLDGDTLQKSLKVLKPGGKLISISGPPDPDFAGEQGLNWVLKQVMRFLSFGIRRKAKARRINYSFLFMRASGEQLRQITSLIEAGIIRPVMDRAFPFEATNEALAYIETGRSKGKVVVRLK; this comes from the coding sequence GATGTCCTGGTCGAGATCCACGCAGCAGGGCTCAATCTTCTGGATTCGAAAGTTCGCGATGGCGAATTCAAGCTCATCCTGCCCTATCGCCCGCCCTTCATCCTGGGACACGACCTGGCCGGAATCGTTATTCGGATCGGGCCCAAGGTCCGGCATTTCAAGCCGGGCGACGAGGTCTATGCCCGGCCGCGCGATGGCCGGGTCGGAACATTCGCGCAATTCATTGCCATAAACGAAGCCGACCTGGCGCTGAAGCCCAAGAACCTCACCATGGAGGAAGCGGCGTCCATCCCTCTGGTGGGGCTGACGGCCTGGCAGGTGCTGGTCGAACGAGCCGATCTGCGAAAAGGGCAGAAGGTCCTCATCCATGCGGGCTCAGGCGGCGTGGGCACCTTCGCCATCCAACTGGCGAAGCATCTCGGCGCGACGGTCGCGACAACGACGAGCACGGCGAATGCCGAGCTGGTCAGAGGCCTCGGCGCCGATGTCGTCATCGATTACAAAAACGAAGACTTCGAGAAGGTCCTCTCCGGCTACGACGTGGTGTTGAACAGCCTGGACGGCGACACGCTTCAAAAATCCCTGAAGGTGCTGAAGCCCGGCGGCAAGCTGATCTCGATCTCCGGTCCGCCGGACCCCGATTTCGCCGGGGAACAAGGGCTGAACTGGGTGCTGAAGCAGGTCATGCGGTTTCTGAGCTTCGGCATCCGCAGGAAAGCCAAGGCGCGGAGGATCAACTATTCGTTCCTGTTTATGCGGGCGAGCGGCGAGCAACTGCGCCAGATCACATCGCTGATCGAAGCCGGGATCATTCGCCCCGTCATGGATCGGGCTTTCCCGTTCGAAGCGACCAACGAAGCCTTGGCCTACATCGAAACGGGACGGTCGAAGGGCAAGGTCGTCGTCCGGCTGAAGTGA
- a CDS encoding amino acid ABC transporter substrate-binding protein, with product MRLNLVTVTSALLALGMAASAQAQEVDAIVKKLRDTKTITMGIRETLYPYGYLDNDKKPAGYAVEFCQRIIEEIKAELKLPEIQIKYVPVNIQNRQALVANGTVDLECGGTVNTFGRNKQVDFSSVSYVSTSQLLVLKASGITKYEDLNGKVVAVATGGSSEPDLKKLVADKKLNIRVQNVDDHAAALISVETRRADAYFSDNGAFYSLIRQSKNPDALTIVGEEYGYAPQGFMVPKLNPTILWIVNHAMGKMFKSGEAEVLFDKWFGPFGVKVGPRLRAAWATQSYAE from the coding sequence ATGCGACTGAACCTTGTCACCGTCACAAGCGCGCTGTTGGCGCTCGGCATGGCGGCCTCCGCCCAGGCGCAGGAGGTCGATGCGATCGTCAAGAAGCTGCGCGACACCAAGACGATCACCATGGGCATCCGCGAGACGCTCTACCCTTACGGTTATCTCGACAATGACAAGAAGCCGGCCGGCTACGCGGTCGAGTTCTGCCAGCGCATCATCGAGGAGATCAAGGCCGAGCTGAAGCTGCCGGAGATCCAGATCAAATACGTGCCGGTCAACATCCAGAACCGTCAGGCGTTGGTTGCCAACGGCACGGTCGATCTCGAATGCGGCGGCACGGTCAATACCTTCGGCCGCAACAAGCAGGTCGATTTCTCCTCCGTCTCCTATGTCTCGACGAGCCAGCTTCTGGTTCTCAAGGCCTCGGGCATCACCAAATACGAGGATCTGAACGGCAAGGTCGTGGCCGTCGCCACCGGCGGCAGCAGCGAGCCGGACCTCAAGAAGCTGGTCGCCGATAAGAAGCTCAATATCCGCGTCCAGAACGTCGACGATCATGCCGCTGCGCTGATCTCGGTCGAGACCCGGCGCGCGGACGCCTATTTCAGTGACAACGGGGCGTTCTACAGCCTGATCCGGCAGTCGAAGAACCCTGACGCCTTGACTATCGTCGGCGAGGAATACGGCTATGCGCCGCAAGGCTTCATGGTGCCCAAGCTCAATCCGACGATCCTGTGGATCGTCAATCACGCCATGGGCAAGATGTTCAAATCCGGTGAGGCCGAGGTGCTGTTCGACAAATGGTTCGGGCCGTTCGGCGTCAAGGTCGGGCCGAGGCTGCGGGCGGCCTGGGCGACGCAATCCTACGCTGAATGA